atcaataaaagtaaaaaagtatgttccgtatttttatttgccattttcttacaaaattattgctttttataaaactaaaagtaatGCAATATAAtgcaagaaagaaaaagtttcaaaatctaTTATCATAGCTTAAATgtatttgcgattttttttcattgaagaaaaaagagtAGATTTATTCACGACGAATCTTTTTAATGGATTCAAGTaccttttaatttagttataaatataaaaaatagaaagtagATTAATTAACATCTTCattaaattaccaattttacCAAATCAGTAATTACCGATCTAATatcaataagttattaaatcactattttaattaattactaattttattaatgtctcTTCcgtgaaaaatttatgtaataaaaactacgtgtttataataaaatatcaaaaatgcttaattttacacCAAATTTGTGTCTCCTATCACATTGCGTCAAATTCTACGCTAACCTACATATTAGCTtccatgtttttaattaaagtaactttttaaaaatataaacgctCTTTTACGTtgaatttcagaacaattataaaacttaatctagtgcttaacatttaaattatgcaaccaaaattcagaaaaacggaatttcagtaaattaaaaataactcttttataTTATTGGATCActgttcatatttaaaaagattaactacctattatttaaattaattaaaaagcaatgtttatgttttttactCTTGTAAAAATAACCACTAGTCGGCGGGAAAAACATAGTGCtgcttatcaaaaaaataaaagaagatctTACATAATAAATGATAGAGAGATTATCAGATAACTactcaaaatgtaattttgacttAATGCATTTAGGcagaataaaagttaattttgattttatttactaaaacctgaattttttatactttatgaaactaattgaaaggtaattattaactattagaaaaatcattttacaaacttaaaaaaaatagtttctgacCAATAATTGTAAAGAGTTTTTTAGTGAAGAATAGTTAGGAAGATTGAGATAGAGAGAacgaagaaaagaatttttattaaaataaaagcttaaaaaaatgttgaaaaataccatttttttaatttttatcagtttaaatcTTGTAAAAGTCTTTCTTAATTCTTTATGTGGCTGTAGAAAAAATACGTTAAATAGTTAATTGGGTTCTATTAAAGGAGGTAAGTTTTCCAACTGTGCATAATATACCTCCAcctaagaaattattatataaaaatatttgttacaggtgcaacaaaagaataatcagaggaaaaaaaagctgaatatCTTGATAATcgcaagaaaatttaaatctgatcTGAGATGCAAGAAGCTGTTAAAGAATAAAGGGCGTCCTCAATTGTTTCCTTTTGAAGGCTTGAAGAGCCAAGTGGTAATGCTGACATCATGTTGGTGATTTCCTCAGACTTAAGATATCCCTTTACGTAAGAGCATAAAATTTCGACAACTTTACTTTCGTTTTCGCCAACTAGAGCTTTATATATTTTCGAGCTTACTTCTGCCAAATTCATTCGTTCTTTAGTGGGAATTCTCCCCAATGCGTTTACAAACTTCTCAAATTTTTCAGTGATATTTAATGCTAGCCCACGAGATTTCAACTTAGAGTCGTCCTCCTTGTAAGAAATAggatacttttcattttttaatttccttactACTAGATCCAGCAATAGTAATACACTATTAGCATTAAAATTCTGAAGCAAAAAGTTTGCCGAATTGGAGAAAGCATTTCTGTGCATCGATGGCTCCagagaaatcaaatttgaatCTTTTTGGTTTGAGATTCTAGCTTGCGGAGTTTTAGAAAATGGCGGCACTTGTTCCAGGTATTCATGTCTGGCATTCAATTTAATGCTGCGTGTAAAACGACTATTTAACGGAGCGCTATATTTGCATGGAGTACCTTTACTTTCCTCCGCAATGCATGGCAGAATAACTGTTtcgtaaagaaatttaatgcgTTTATGATAATTGTCATTGTTTTCATTTGGATCATTATtgggattaaaaataataccccAAAGCTCATTGATACCTAACTGTTTAAACACTTCAAGAGGTTCTAAaccataatattttctttgattttcctTGGAATCCTTGTTTTTAAGGTACTGATACATAAgtcgaaaaactttttcatgtGCCAATGCGCGAACATAAATTCCTTCTTTGACGGACATAGATCCCAACTGATCACTGACTATACTCGGGTTTTTTTCAACAATCGCTCTCACGAATCTCAAATCCATGTTATCAATTGCAGTTTGTATAGCTAGAATACCATTTTTATCGGCAATTTTCGTATCAACATCCGCGTCAAGCAACAAGTTGAGAAAATCCAACTTATGATATTTGCAGGCCAAATGCAGAGCTGTGGTGCCATCTTCCGTTTGAGCGTTTAAATTTGCCTCCTTATGGATTAATAATTCTAATGCGTCTGGTTTGCGTCGCTTCATAGCTAAATGCACAGCAGTAGAACCATCATTagttatttttgcttctttatcTGCacctttttttatcaaattctcTGCTGTTTGCAATTGTCCAGCAGCAATCGCAAGGTGCAAAGGAGTGACGCCGTTTCCTCCAGCTAAATTGAATTGGGTTCTTTCGTCACTCAGTAATTGGGAAGCTACATTTCCTTTCTTGAAATAGATTGCAAAATGAAGAGGAGTCCATTGATTTTTGACGGTCAAGTTATTGATTCCGATATTTGCAACTATAAGTAGTTTCCTGACTATGACGGATTTTCCATACATTGCTGCAAAATGGAGCGCTGTCATACCATCATTATTTGCTTCATTGATATCtaataatttgctattttcAACCAAAGCTTCTAATACCTTAGGAAATCCGTTAATAGAAACTAAATGTAAAGGCGTCAAATCTAATTTAGTTTTAGCGCTGATGCTTGTGCCATCATTAGTAAGCAATGCTTTCACGATTTTAGCATTGCCTCTCTTGTGGGTTGCATGATGCAAAGCTGTAAATCCAAATTTATCTGCCGCATTTACTGATATTACAGggctttttattaattctgataCCGTTTCCAAATATCCATTCATCGCAGCAATGTGTAACGGTGTAAGCTGATTCGTTTCTGTTTGTGCGTTTACATCAGCACCCAGTTTGATTAACTCTTGTACGAATTCTTTCTGATTCGATTCAGCTGCTATATGCATGGGAGTATATCCTTTTTTGTCTTTAGAATTTATGTCAATCTTCCCGAAAAGAAAATCCTTTGCAACCCTGTCGTTGCCTTTCATTGCAGCAGCGTGTATCAGAGTTTGTCCTTGATCAAACACTGCATCTATATCAGCACCTTTGTCAAGGAGTAATTGCATTTCGCTATAAGCTAAGTCTTGATCTCCTCTTCCAGCAGCATTATAGAGATCCCTGTCAATGTctctaaattttgtttctgttttctttACAACGCCAACAAATTGAGTGGAACCGTTATCGATTTTTCGGAATATTAACCTCTCTCTGCCATTGTTGTCCTGGGGAACTGTAATTGTGGGATTAGCTT
The Parasteatoda tepidariorum isolate YZ-2023 chromosome 9, CAS_Ptep_4.0, whole genome shotgun sequence genome window above contains:
- the LOC139426623 gene encoding delta-latroinsectotoxin-Lt1a-like, with amino-acid sequence MLIKIDNLQTQMYRGFRIVIDTIENTKTQEIITKIKTSVKYFEETRELLNRYRKKEYIEELSSKNSVLRKLEEYSDPVNSLYSALNELIHNENNYAIPKNEADDKAFQALFALFYGTQTYFLVKVFLMKQYAYIANYNYEIGNFDTFNTQYVNIKSLSTKFKNSLFADVTNIIKQVKNKNLLSKVQNEWYKDISEDVLLDLKNDIEAIDLNMIDVNGIVEVKDVDFAAPEITSQYGDWKDKRQVSYAVQLRDENKYSTFSSWSKPEEIGNKANPTITVPQDNNGRERLIFRKIDNGSTQFVGVVKKTETKFRDIDRDLYNAAGRGDQDLAYSEMQLLLDKGADIDAVFDQGQTLIHAAAMKGNDRVAKDFLFGKIDINSKDKKGYTPMHIAAESNQKEFVQELIKLGADVNAQTETNQLTPLHIAAMNGYLETVSELIKSPVISVNAADKFGFTALHHATHKRGNAKIVKALLTNDGTSISAKTKLDLTPLHLVSINGFPKVLEALVENSKLLDINEANNDGMTALHFAAMYGKSVIVRKLLIVANIGINNLTVKNQWTPLHFAIYFKKGNVASQLLSDERTQFNLAGGNGVTPLHLAIAAGQLQTAENLIKKGADKEAKITNDGSTAVHLAMKRRKPDALELLIHKEANLNAQTEDGTTALHLACKYHKLDFLNLLLDADVDTKIADKNGILAIQTAIDNMDLRFVRAIVEKNPSIVSDQLGSMSVKEGIYVRALAHEKVFRLMYQYLKNKDSKENQRKYYGLEPLEVFKQLGINELWGIIFNPNNDPNENNDNYHKRIKFLYETVILPCIAEESKGTPCKYSAPLNSRFTRSIKLNARHEYLEQVPPFSKTPQARISNQKDSNLISLEPSMHRNAFSNSANFLLQNFNANSVLLLLDLVVRKLKNEKYPISYKEDDSKLKSRGLALNITEKFEKFVNALGRIPTKERMNLAEVSSKIYKALVGENESKVVEILCSYVKGYLKSEEITNMMSALPLGSSSLQKETIEDALYSLTASCISDQI